A genome region from Etheostoma cragini isolate CJK2018 chromosome 4, CSU_Ecrag_1.0, whole genome shotgun sequence includes the following:
- the LOC117944053 gene encoding kelch-like protein 10 — MDEQGEASAKFDLHRSELEKRMHGMASSVLSDLRLEGKLCDVVIKVGDVDFNGHKIILCSCSSYFRTLFTGAWATAKKQRYTIPGVTPEMMHILVNYAYTHVVALTEDNVAEVLAAADQFLFSGIVQTCCLFLEDHLCVRNCIGVWRLVNFCHFPELSHKVFRFILHRFEEIACVSQELLELSVQQLAAIIESDHLNVKRENTVFEAVLRWINHLPDQRQGHISELLPKVRLGLMTINYLQNNVMDNTVVKESIECIPIINDAVTEAMALRNGSPKTVSSNQLSRPRLPSTIVLVTGGTNESLTATSLQAYDVRADCWVTVSAGEIYRTHHGAASLNNSVYLIGGCSVDDTYLNTVQKFDLVTCTWHQVAPMNFCRCYVSVVVQNGCIYAFGGFDGVAYHKSVECYKPETNQWTMVAPMHAKRCGAGTTTLNGKIYICGGYNGHRSISSAECYNPDINQWTTIAPMRSSRSGLGVAAYKDRIYAVGGTFSGNSHLRSAEAYNPLTNRWTPVPSMNKPRSYFGSVVVDDRLLVVGGGNRSTTMLDVEYYDEEVGLWLGASDIKMPLSGLSCCVLHGLPDVVENLFPRGLPDAPQQGRRCRRIH, encoded by the exons atggatgAACAAGGAGAAGCTTCAGCCAAATTTGATTTACATAGAAGTGAATTGGAGAAAAGGATGCACGGAATGGCGTCTTCAGTCTTAAGTGATCTCCGCCTGGAGGGGAAACTGTGTGATGTGGTGATCAAGGTGGGCGACGTTGACTTCAACGGCCACAAGATCATCCTCTGTAGCTGCAGCTCGTACTTTCG CACTCTCTTCACCGGTGCCTGGGCGACTGCAAAGAAGCAGAGGTACACTATCCCTGGGGTGACGCCTGAGATGATGCACATCCTCGTCAATTATGCCTACACCCACGTTGTTGCCCTGACGGAGGATAATGTGGCGGAGGTTTTGGCAGCTGCAGACCAGTTCTTGTTCTCTGGGATTGTTCAGACGTGCTGCCTCTTCCTGGAGGACCATCTTTGCGTGAGGAACTGCATCGGCGTCTGGAGGCTGGTGAACTTCTGCCACTTCCCGGAGCTGAGCCACAAGGTCTTTCGTTTCATCCTGCACCGCTTTGAGGAGATAGCTTGTGTCTCACAGGAGCTCCTGGAGCTCTCCGTGCAGCAGCTGGCAGCGATCATCGAGAGCGATCACCTCAACGTAAAACGAGAAAACACAGTGTTTGAGGCCGTGCTCCGCTGGATCAACCACCTGCCAGACCAAAGACAAGGTCATATCTCCGAGCTGCTGCCCAAG GTGCGGCTGGGCTTGATGACCATTAATTACCTCCAAAACAACGTGATGGACAACACTGTGGTAAAGGAAAGCATCGAATGTATACCCATCATCAACGATGCAGTGACGGAAGCTATGGCTCTTAGGAATGGATCCCCAAAAACTGTTTCCAGTAACCAGCTGAGCCGCCCACGCCTGCCCTCCACCATCGTACTGGTCACCGGAGGTACAAACGAAAGTCTGACTGCGACCAGCCTCCAGGCATACGATGTCCGAGCTGACTGCTGGGTCACCGTGAGCGCCGGGGAGATTTACCGCACTCACCACGGTGCTGCTTCCCTCAACAATTCTGTGTACTTAATCGGTGGCTGCAGCGTCGATGACACTTACTTGAACACGGTGCAAAAGTTTGACCTCGTCACCTGCACATGGCACCAGGTGGCCCCCATGAACTTCTGCCGCTGCTATGTCAGCGTTGTCGTGCAGAATGGGTGCATTTATGCCTTTGGAGGCTTTGATGGAGTAGCTTACCACAAGAGTGTTGAGTGCTACAAGCCTGAGACCAACCAGTGGACCATGGTGGCTCCCATGCACGCAAAGAGGTGTGGGGCCGGTACCACAACTCTAAATGGCAAG ATTTACATCTGCGGGGGTTACAATGGGCATCGCAGCATCTCCTCAGCTGAATGCTATAACCCAGACATCAACCAGTGGACCACGATCGCCCCCATGAGGAGCAGCCGTAGTGGCCTAGGGGTCGCTGCCTACAAAGATCGCATCTATGCA GTTGGTGGCACCTTTAGCGGGAACTCCCACCTGCGTAGTGCTGAGGCCTACAACCCTCTGACCAACAGGTGGACCCCCGTACCATCCATGAACAAACCCCGCAGCTACTTCGGCAGCGTGGTGGTGGACGACCGGCTCCTCGTGGTCGGAGGAGGCAACAGATCCACCACCATGTTAGATGTGGAGTACTATGACGAGGAGGTGGGCTTATGGCTCGGTGCCTCTGACATCAAGATGCCCCTCAGCGGCCTGAGCTGCTGCGTGCTGCATGGACTCCCCGACGTGGTGGAGAACCTGTTCCCTCGTGGTTTGCCTGATGCTCCCCAACAAGGTCGAAGGTGCCGAAGGATCCACTGA